TTCCAGGTCAGTATCCTTCTTTTTATCAAAGCCCAACAGATAGTTAAAGCCGGAGCATCCTCCGCTGCCTTTTATGCCAATGCGCAGGGAATAACCTTCCGGTATTTTTTTGGTTGTCATTATATTACGAACCTCATCTATGGCTTTGTCTGTAAGGGTAACAGGCTGAATGCTATCTATCATATCTCTTTCGGTAAGAAAATTCTATTCTGACTTCCACTCTGTAAACTTAAAAAACTTAAAATTAATTTCAGCGCTTTAGTATTTTGTGGCGGTCTGAAATGCCTAAAATTATGGCAAAGAACGTGATGATGAACAGAAACGTTATGACTTTCCACCAGTAGGGAGCATCTACCACCGGAACCGGGTCACCCATTACTACGAAGTTGTTCCAGTAATAGGGGTGGTGGTAGATGGGAGAAGAGTTTTTCAGAAAGTCTAATTTGGCCAGTCGTAGTGCTGCATCTTTGGACTCACCCTTGCTTAGGTGTTTGTAAAAGTACTTCATGAGCTCAGCGGTAGACTTATCATCTACTGCCCAGTGGCTCATCACCACCGACGGGCTTCCTGCATAGGCAAAAGCACGGGCGAGGCTCATAACACCTTCGCCTTTTTGAAGTTTCCCACTTCCGGTATTGCAGGCGCTTAATACTACCATTAGTGTATTAAGCCGCATATTGTAGAGTTCAAAAGTGTGAAGCATACCATCTTCCAGGGTATCTTTCGAAGGTGCAAACAGTAACTTGGAGTACATAGGGTCTTCATCATCAATAATGGCATGCATAGCCAGGTGAGCAATAGGATAATCTTTGATTTTTTCTTTAAATGCAGCTTCTGTAGCCTTATCTCCTGTTGAAGTATAGTGGTTGAAGTAGTTGTTGAGATTAAGTACTTCCTGAAGGTTCCATTTTAATGGAGCCAGGCTGGCTATTTTAGCTGAAGGGGAAGAAGTGGCCTCAGAGGGAGCAAAAGCTAAAACTTGCGAAGCACTCATTTT
This region of Fulvivirga ulvae genomic DNA includes:
- a CDS encoding HesB/IscA family protein codes for the protein MIDSIQPVTLTDKAIDEVRNIMTTKKIPEGYSLRIGIKGSGGCSGFNYLLGFDKKKDTDLEYEVDGIPVVVEKKHTMYLLGLEVDFYEGSDARGFTFVKPEEEQAG